One genomic region from Terasakiella sp. SH-1 encodes:
- a CDS encoding bifunctional diguanylate cyclase/phosphodiesterase, producing the protein MVSGTYSGDADFGGSESVSDLKKQINVLQDALKTSENRLGEMMGNLPVTLFRLERSSDGTISFPYINAGSAALMGADSEGLLANQNGFLGLLSTQDKFRLMRCLSRSIKKQTPIDEEICLNVSALNKVWVRVFANIHEMNEDKTVWDGAAIDVSGQHMLDERLHYLAYHDETTKLPNRLAMEEYLNGLFAQPVETSFAVLALAIDRLDLVNDTLGMETANRLVITVAEHLQKMLPHGTFLAHPRAENFCIVWEGFDSDQEVANISNKILEALKIPFDIGARQLDISVSLGISIAYRDGEDADALMMNADTAMRRAHLTSPGGYRFYVEEMNTRALRVLAYENRLRKAISNKEFVPFFQPLVNIQTGEIAAMEALARWKHPRLGLVGPGEFIPVAEEAGLIGEICHQILYSTCATAKKWLDDGLKPIPLAVNISWRQFAQPERLLLLMNRVLQETGMPPELVELELTESSVMEEPDSAIRTLNDLREFGVTASIDDFGTGYSSLSYLKRLPISKLKIDRAFIHEVTENERDGAIVDAIIQLARALGLKTVAEGIETRQQYEYLRNKGCDFAQGFFFSKPVPAEEMEKMLIKGSFPTS; encoded by the coding sequence ATGGTGTCTGGAACATATAGCGGAGATGCTGATTTTGGGGGAAGTGAATCAGTTTCCGATTTAAAAAAGCAGATTAATGTGTTGCAGGACGCATTAAAAACATCTGAAAATCGCCTTGGAGAGATGATGGGCAATCTCCCGGTGACGTTGTTTCGTTTGGAACGTAGCAGTGATGGCACCATTTCCTTTCCATATATCAATGCGGGCTCAGCAGCACTGATGGGGGCAGACAGTGAAGGGTTGCTGGCAAATCAGAATGGCTTTTTAGGTCTTTTAAGTACACAGGATAAATTCAGGCTGATGCGTTGCCTGAGCCGATCCATTAAAAAGCAAACCCCTATTGATGAAGAAATATGCCTGAATGTCAGCGCACTGAATAAAGTGTGGGTGCGTGTATTTGCCAATATTCATGAAATGAACGAGGATAAAACTGTTTGGGACGGCGCGGCTATTGATGTGAGTGGGCAGCATATGCTGGATGAGCGCCTGCATTATCTGGCTTATCATGATGAAACCACCAAATTACCCAATCGCTTGGCAATGGAAGAATATCTCAATGGCTTGTTTGCACAGCCTGTTGAAACGTCTTTTGCTGTCTTGGCCCTTGCAATTGATCGGCTTGATCTGGTCAATGATACTTTGGGGATGGAAACAGCCAATCGTTTGGTGATTACGGTTGCTGAACACCTGCAAAAAATGTTGCCTCACGGGACATTCTTGGCCCACCCACGTGCTGAAAACTTCTGTATCGTCTGGGAAGGTTTTGACAGTGACCAAGAGGTGGCGAATATTTCCAACAAGATCCTGGAGGCATTGAAAATTCCTTTTGATATTGGGGCACGTCAGCTGGATATCAGTGTCAGTCTGGGGATCAGTATTGCTTATAGGGACGGTGAGGATGCAGATGCCCTTATGATGAATGCGGATACGGCCATGCGCCGGGCGCATTTGACATCACCGGGGGGCTATCGTTTCTATGTCGAAGAAATGAATACGCGGGCCTTGCGGGTTTTGGCTTATGAAAACCGTTTGAGAAAGGCAATTTCCAATAAGGAGTTTGTTCCCTTTTTCCAACCTTTGGTCAATATCCAGACTGGGGAAATTGCGGCGATGGAAGCTTTGGCCCGTTGGAAGCATCCAAGACTGGGCCTTGTGGGGCCGGGGGAGTTTATCCCGGTGGCTGAAGAGGCTGGTCTTATTGGTGAGATTTGCCATCAAATTCTTTATAGCACATGTGCGACGGCGAAAAAATGGCTGGATGACGGGCTCAAGCCCATTCCGTTGGCGGTGAATATTTCCTGGCGTCAATTTGCCCAGCCAGAACGTTTGTTATTATTGATGAACCGGGTCCTTCAGGAAACAGGTATGCCACCAGAACTGGTTGAGTTGGAATTAACGGAAAGCTCTGTGATGGAAGAGCCGGATTCTGCTATTCGGACCCTGAATGACTTACGCGAGTTTGGGGTCACGGCATCTATTGATGATTTTGGGACAGGGTATTCTTCCTTGTCCTATTTGAAGCGTCTGCCAATTTCCAAGCTGAAAATTGACAGGGCCTTCATTCATGAGGTGACTGAAAATGAGCGTGACGGCGCAATTGTCGATGCGATTATTCAATTGGCCCGTGCGTTGGGATTGAAGACGGTTGCCGAAGGGATTGAGACCCGCCAGCAATATGAATATCTGCGTAACAAGGGATGTGATTTTGCTCAAGGGTTCTTTTTCAGCAAGCCGGTTCCGGCGGAGGAAATGGAGAAAATGCTGATCAAAGGAAGCTTTCCAACCTCGTAA
- a CDS encoding NADH:ubiquinone oxidoreductase subunit NDUFA12, translating to MTIGTRLYTWLNGTLVGTDEFGNKYYHNKKKLQGRERRWVVYKGIAEGSKVPAEWHAWLHHTVDDPLTEEATQAKQWQKEHVPNLTGTENAYYPQGDARHGGKRAAATGDYEAWQPE from the coding sequence ATGACAATCGGAACCCGACTTTATACTTGGTTGAATGGTACGTTGGTGGGGACCGACGAATTCGGGAATAAATATTATCACAATAAAAAGAAGCTTCAGGGCCGGGAACGTCGCTGGGTTGTGTATAAAGGTATTGCTGAAGGGTCAAAAGTCCCGGCAGAATGGCACGCCTGGTTACATCACACTGTAGATGACCCGCTGACCGAAGAAGCAACACAGGCCAAGCAATGGCAGAAAGAGCATGTGCCGAACCTGACGGGAACTGAAAATGCCTATTACCCTCAGGGGGATGCACGTCATGGCGGTAAGCGTGCGGCTGCGACAGGGGATTATGAGGCTTGGCAACCAGAATAA
- a CDS encoding MlaD family protein, protein MTYSSRREKIVGGLTFLALVIAIFASYGGADSAVDESIYQVSATFGRIDGLAEEAEVRMGGVLIGQVMKADLDQNYRAVVTMGIHKDVKLPLDTSAAIQTDGLFGAKFIELEPGGEEEMMVNGSVIDMAQSSVVVEELLELIISEGKSKRAQQQDQ, encoded by the coding sequence GTGACATATTCATCGCGCAGGGAAAAAATTGTAGGCGGGCTGACGTTCTTGGCCTTGGTTATTGCAATTTTTGCTTCCTACGGTGGCGCTGATAGCGCAGTGGATGAAAGCATCTATCAGGTTTCTGCAACCTTTGGCCGGATTGATGGCTTGGCAGAAGAGGCCGAAGTCCGTATGGGTGGAGTACTGATCGGTCAGGTGATGAAGGCGGATTTAGACCAGAATTACCGCGCTGTTGTCACTATGGGGATTCATAAAGATGTGAAACTGCCACTGGATACCTCGGCAGCGATTCAAACCGACGGCTTGTTCGGGGCAAAGTTCATTGAACTGGAACCAGGGGGCGAAGAAGAAATGATGGTTAATGGCAGTGTGATTGATATGGCGCAAAGCTCTGTCGTTGTTGAAGAATTGCTGGAACTGATTATTTCAGAAGGCAAATCCAAACGTGCGCAACAACAAGACCAATAA
- a CDS encoding outer membrane lipid asymmetry maintenance protein MlaD translates to MMGKNIVETVMGGVVLLVAAGFLFIALNTAQVKSVEGYTVEAAFLKIGGLQKGSDVRMNGIKIGTVQESRLDPETYDAVVAMSIRPDLKLPADTVASVVSGGLIGGKYVRLEPGADRENFVAAGGRLENTKDFKSLEDQVGEIIFLATGGEDQ, encoded by the coding sequence ATGATGGGTAAGAATATTGTTGAAACAGTCATGGGCGGTGTGGTGTTGCTGGTCGCTGCCGGGTTTCTGTTTATTGCTTTGAACACAGCACAAGTGAAATCGGTTGAGGGCTATACGGTCGAAGCAGCTTTTCTGAAAATTGGTGGTCTGCAAAAGGGCAGTGATGTCCGCATGAACGGGATTAAAATCGGTACGGTACAAGAAAGCCGTCTGGACCCGGAAACCTATGATGCGGTTGTTGCCATGAGCATTCGCCCGGACTTGAAACTACCTGCTGATACGGTGGCTTCTGTTGTCAGTGGTGGTTTGATCGGTGGTAAATATGTGCGTTTGGAGCCGGGGGCTGATCGTGAGAATTTTGTTGCTGCAGGTGGCCGACTGGAAAATACCAAAGATTTCAAATCTCTTGAAGATCAGGTGGGTGAAATCATCTTTTTGGCCACAGGTGGTGAGGACCAATAA
- a CDS encoding DUF2155 domain-containing protein, with protein MLKRFILACSLPMTFAPVALAEPYDTVVLQGLDKVTARVSRLEARVGDFIKFGNLEIVARTCDKRPPTETPESAAFLDIAEVKPGEPANEVFRGWMFASSPALNPMEHPVYDVWVLDCKNMSSNSEASSSSIGSE; from the coding sequence ATGTTAAAACGCTTTATCCTAGCTTGTAGCCTGCCGATGACTTTTGCCCCCGTGGCGTTGGCTGAACCTTATGATACGGTTGTTTTACAAGGTTTGGATAAAGTAACGGCGCGAGTTTCCCGTTTGGAAGCCCGTGTGGGGGATTTTATTAAATTTGGTAATCTGGAAATTGTCGCGCGCACGTGTGATAAGCGCCCGCCAACAGAAACACCGGAAAGTGCAGCCTTTCTTGATATTGCAGAAGTGAAGCCTGGGGAGCCTGCAAATGAAGTTTTTCGCGGGTGGATGTTTGCGTCCAGCCCAGCGTTAAATCCAATGGAGCATCCGGTCTATGACGTCTGGGTTCTGGACTGTAAGAACATGTCTTCCAACTCAGAAGCAAGTTCATCTTCTATCGGGTCTGAATAA
- the aat gene encoding leucyl/phenylalanyl-tRNA--protein transferase, whose translation MDRSERYVITAETLLRAYAAGVFPMAETRDAEDLFWVDPELRGIFPLDGMKISKSLYKTIRQKKFDVRCDTNFLGVMEKCAESTETRPDTWMNEDVFRLYNELFQMGCAHSVECWEGDELVGGLYGVSLGAGFFGESMFSRRPNASKVALMHLVARLRLSGYSLLDTQFVTEHLETLGAIEIPRRAYHLLLDEALQIPVLTFYSDPIEDELASELEDMFLQSRTQTS comes from the coding sequence ATGGATAGAAGCGAAAGATACGTGATTACGGCAGAAACTTTGCTGCGTGCTTATGCCGCAGGCGTGTTTCCCATGGCTGAAACCCGTGATGCCGAGGACCTCTTTTGGGTCGATCCGGAACTGCGCGGTATTTTCCCGTTGGACGGGATGAAAATTTCAAAAAGCCTTTATAAAACCATCCGACAAAAGAAATTTGATGTACGGTGTGATACGAACTTCCTCGGTGTCATGGAAAAATGTGCTGAAAGCACCGAAACTCGTCCTGACACCTGGATGAATGAAGATGTCTTTCGCCTTTATAACGAACTTTTTCAGATGGGCTGTGCCCATAGCGTAGAATGTTGGGAAGGTGACGAACTTGTCGGCGGGCTGTACGGCGTATCACTGGGGGCAGGCTTCTTTGGGGAAAGTATGTTTTCCAGACGCCCCAATGCCTCTAAAGTCGCCCTGATGCATCTGGTTGCCCGTTTACGCCTGTCTGGTTACAGCTTGCTTGATACCCAATTTGTCACAGAACATTTAGAAACACTGGGGGCCATTGAAATTCCACGTCGGGCCTATCACCTTCTTCTTGATGAAGCCCTGCAAATTCCCGTGCTGACTTTTTATTCAGACCCGATAGAAGATGAACTTGCTTCTGAGTTGGAAGACATGTTCTTACAGTCCAGAACCCAGACGTCATAG